The following proteins are encoded in a genomic region of Lujinxingia vulgaris:
- a CDS encoding error-prone DNA polymerase: MTYVPLFNKSNGSFLEGASHPEELVDQCAELGLPALAICDRDGVYGAVRAFQRAQQLNIKLIVGSQITLDDTSTIILLAQTRQGYANLGALITRGRLRSEKGKSQVSWQEVADHAEDLIALWGGPESLIWQNELPDAVASLLREAFGDRLYALITRHQTEDEHAREPLILARAERYGLSCVGATEVLYHRPDRRPLQDILTCIRHTTELSKAGNLLRPNDLYTLTPPTDMARRFADRPDLLERTLEVARRCTFSMGELRYSYPIEELPEGHTPDSWLRALTLRGARQRYDGIIPHEVLTQVERELGIIAQLHYAGYFLTMKEIVEFCRAHNILCQGRGSAANSAVCFCLGITAVDPVRMGLLFERFISPERAEPPDIDLDIAHERREEVIQHVYARYGRQRAAMVANVIRYRPRSAVRDVGKALGLPEALVDRLARLLGHRGQLGTETWEQAELDPTLPLHRHLETLTNAILDFPRHLSIHPGGFILAEERVSDLVPVENASMEDRTVIQWDKYDVEALGLFKVDLLGLGALTMIDRAFKLLERHHQRYLDLASIPTEDPATFDMICRGDTLGVFQIESRAQMAMLPRLKPRTYYDLVIEISLVRPGPITGDMVHPYLRRRQGLEPVDYPHESLVPVLERTLGIPLFQEQVMKLAIVAADYTPGEADQLRRDMAAWKQHGRIERHRERLITRMIQKGIEPDFAERVFSQIQGFADYGFPESHAASFALLAYATSWLRCHHPVVFAAALLNSQPMGFYSTSTIVEDARRRGVEVRPIDVHLSEWDCTLEPTDTPPFAFALRMGLRQLRGFSRQAAERLIEARRVKHFESVEDLMRRANLATNDHQRLARAGALSTIGVTRRQALWEITGRPTELDTLSLPIDARDPVPTFEKLNRLEAIEWDHRTSFHSTRGHPLQELRPLLRARGLPSAEQLNDLPHKTRTHFAALVICRQRPSTASGVVFMTLEDETGLANIVIYPRVFERFAVLARTTPFIGISGTIQHEQGVTHLIADQLWRPRLESGPPKVRSRDFH, translated from the coding sequence ATGACCTACGTCCCCCTCTTCAACAAATCCAACGGCTCCTTCCTCGAAGGGGCAAGCCACCCCGAGGAGCTCGTCGATCAATGCGCCGAGCTCGGCCTCCCAGCGCTGGCGATCTGCGACCGTGACGGAGTCTACGGCGCGGTACGTGCTTTTCAGCGCGCTCAACAGCTCAACATCAAACTCATCGTCGGCTCGCAAATCACCCTCGACGACACAAGCACCATCATCCTCCTGGCCCAGACCCGGCAGGGCTACGCCAACCTCGGCGCGCTCATCACCCGGGGGCGCCTCCGCTCCGAGAAAGGCAAAAGCCAGGTCAGCTGGCAGGAGGTCGCCGACCACGCCGAAGACCTCATCGCGCTCTGGGGCGGCCCCGAGAGCCTGATCTGGCAAAACGAGCTCCCCGACGCCGTAGCCTCACTGCTGCGCGAAGCCTTTGGCGATCGCCTCTACGCGCTCATCACCCGCCACCAGACCGAAGACGAACACGCCCGCGAGCCCCTCATCCTCGCCAGGGCTGAGCGCTACGGCTTGAGCTGCGTCGGCGCCACCGAGGTGCTCTACCACCGCCCCGATCGCCGCCCCCTCCAGGACATTCTGACCTGCATCCGCCACACCACCGAGCTCTCAAAGGCCGGCAACCTCCTGCGCCCCAACGATCTCTATACCTTGACTCCGCCGACCGATATGGCGCGGCGCTTTGCCGACCGCCCCGACCTCCTTGAGCGCACTCTGGAGGTCGCCCGCCGCTGCACCTTCAGCATGGGCGAGCTGCGTTACTCCTACCCGATTGAGGAGCTCCCCGAGGGTCACACCCCCGACTCCTGGCTGCGCGCCCTCACCCTGCGAGGCGCCCGCCAGCGCTACGACGGCATCATCCCCCACGAGGTCCTCACCCAGGTGGAGCGCGAACTGGGCATCATCGCGCAGCTCCACTACGCCGGTTATTTTCTGACGATGAAAGAGATCGTCGAGTTCTGCCGCGCGCACAACATCCTCTGCCAGGGCCGCGGCTCAGCGGCCAACTCCGCGGTCTGTTTCTGCCTGGGCATCACCGCGGTCGACCCGGTGCGCATGGGCCTTCTTTTTGAGCGCTTTATCTCCCCGGAGCGCGCCGAGCCCCCCGACATCGACCTGGACATCGCCCACGAGCGTCGCGAAGAGGTCATTCAACACGTCTATGCCCGCTACGGCCGCCAGCGCGCGGCCATGGTCGCCAACGTCATCCGCTACCGCCCCCGCTCGGCGGTTCGCGATGTTGGCAAAGCCCTCGGACTCCCGGAGGCCCTCGTCGACAGGCTCGCCCGCCTTCTCGGCCACCGCGGTCAGCTCGGCACCGAGACCTGGGAGCAGGCCGAGCTCGACCCCACTCTCCCCCTTCACCGCCACCTGGAGACACTCACCAACGCCATCCTCGACTTCCCCCGCCACCTCTCCATCCACCCCGGTGGCTTTATCTTGGCGGAAGAGCGCGTAAGCGACCTCGTCCCGGTCGAAAACGCCTCCATGGAAGACCGCACCGTCATCCAGTGGGATAAATACGACGTCGAGGCGCTGGGCCTCTTTAAAGTCGATCTTCTGGGCCTGGGCGCGCTCACCATGATCGACCGCGCCTTCAAACTTCTGGAGCGCCACCACCAGCGCTACCTCGATCTGGCCAGCATACCCACCGAAGATCCGGCAACCTTCGACATGATCTGCCGCGGCGACACCCTGGGCGTCTTCCAGATCGAGAGCCGCGCCCAGATGGCCATGCTTCCTCGCCTCAAACCCCGCACCTACTACGATCTGGTCATCGAGATCAGCCTGGTGCGCCCCGGCCCCATCACCGGCGACATGGTCCACCCCTACCTTCGCCGCCGCCAGGGGCTTGAGCCCGTCGACTACCCCCACGAGAGCCTCGTGCCAGTGCTTGAGCGCACCCTCGGCATCCCCCTCTTCCAGGAACAGGTCATGAAGCTGGCCATCGTCGCCGCCGACTATACCCCTGGCGAAGCCGACCAGCTGCGCCGCGACATGGCTGCCTGGAAGCAGCATGGCCGCATCGAGCGCCACCGCGAACGCCTCATCACCCGCATGATCCAGAAGGGCATCGAGCCGGACTTCGCCGAGCGCGTCTTTAGCCAGATTCAGGGCTTTGCCGACTACGGCTTCCCCGAGAGCCACGCCGCAAGTTTCGCGCTCCTGGCCTATGCAACCTCCTGGCTGCGCTGCCACCACCCGGTGGTCTTCGCCGCCGCGCTGCTCAATTCCCAGCCCATGGGCTTCTACAGCACCTCCACCATCGTCGAAGACGCACGCCGCCGCGGCGTGGAGGTTCGTCCCATCGACGTGCACCTCTCCGAGTGGGACTGCACCCTGGAGCCCACCGACACCCCGCCCTTTGCCTTCGCCCTGCGCATGGGGCTTCGCCAGCTACGCGGCTTCTCCCGTCAGGCCGCCGAGCGCCTCATCGAAGCCCGGCGAGTCAAACATTTTGAGAGCGTCGAAGATCTGATGCGCCGCGCCAACCTCGCCACAAACGACCACCAACGCCTCGCCCGCGCCGGCGCCCTCTCCACCATCGGGGTAACCCGCCGCCAGGCCCTCTGGGAGATCACCGGCCGCCCCACAGAACTCGACACCCTCTCACTACCGATCGACGCCCGCGATCCCGTCCCCACCTTCGAGAAGCTCAACCGCCTGGAAGCCATCGAGTGGGATCACCGCACCTCCTTTCACAGCACCCGCGGCCACCCCCTCCAGGAACTTCGTCCCCTGCTCCGCGCCCGCGGCCTCCCCAGCGCCGAGCAGCTCAACGATCTGCCCCACAAGACACGCACGCATTTCGCCGCACTCGTTATCTGCCGCCAGCGCCCCTCCACCGCCTCCGGCGTCGTCTTCATGACACTCGAAGACGAGACCGGCCTGGCCAACATCGTCATCTACCCCCGCGTCTTCGAGCGCTTCGCCGTGCTCGCCAGGACCACACCCTTTATCGGCATCTCCGGCACCATCCAACACGAGCAGGGCGTCACTCACCTGATCGCCGACCAACTCTGGCGCCCTCGCCTGGAGAGCGGTCCTCCCAAAGTCCGCTCGCGGGACTTCCACTGA
- a CDS encoding amidohydrolase family protein, with protein MLNARSVRSPLLFPLTLLLAASLALGACGDDPEPEDRPDVETDAGPDADVGPDADVDPDPDADVDPDPDVTDPTDPPEGAVACDERMPAPPTGERCIVIPGSSDNILIRGTILAGGEVYHEGSLLLDDQSPNRQITCSGCGCADEPEAQDATIISCPTGVISPGLINPHDHITYSLSRPQPHGEERFDHRHDWRRGLRGHDQIDTSPGSDNSHEGILYGELRMLFGGATSIVGSVGSGDADGMLRNLDNTSYTEGLSGVDVLYRTFPLGDVNGTLRASGCDYPGIDDESRLSAGTYLPHVSEGIDPEAQNEFRCLSGGSGSDLIQDNTAIIHGIGLSARDVALMAQRGSTLVWSARTNVDLYGNTAQAPLFKKFGVPITLGTDWSASGSMNMLRELQCADYLNRLYFDETFTEQELWEMVTANAADAMGAGDQIGRLENGYIADITIFDGADRLPYRAVIDAEIADIVLVMRGGEPLYGDAELIEELVDSAELDGCEMIDVCERDRRLCVELDAGKSLSDIRSAVSSNAYELFFCGEPEDEPSCMPFRPNEYTGLSDTTDTSGDGIPDAVDNCPAFFNPIRPMDGSTQADTNGNGLGDICDPCPLSEDPSCTGIDPDDLDGDGQANDVDNCPVHYNPDQENSSGDEFGDACSPCPDTFLGDGAACPGSIYSLKDGSVAPGALATFEGVIVTAVAEGESFFVQVDPNNEDDYEGAEYSGIYVFNRGGTVEPQVGDRINLTGSTSLFFGQIQVANVANIEVLESDYPLPEPVVVSPADVANDGPLQEALEGVLVRVENVTVTDNAPAAGPGQGDNAFEFVIDGEVRVNNLIYTINPKPDVGEEFASITGVLRWANENSKIEPRSELDVISGPPYLASIEPSPIFVSTDEGDVTTVTLTLNRPAEADTDVTVSYSDESIIAGPVGVVFTEGADRLEIELMSITPDTETTISATVDDVTLTAPVFTYNSASPRQIESFSASTETAFIGDQVQFDLALNIPAGDAGETVSINLLPIETTLTYPADVTIAAGERNASFSLTFDEGAGDYTVEVTLGGDTLSIPVSIVEPPNELTESFDNFDGPGNTYASGSFEGDAGFIWNYTESRLTDDIVNADESIDGTGVMFARSGDRALSAEGIEGGISSIRFDMRKAYTGQGARQVEVFINGASIGTSETFGSGSGADPTIVEFFVEDINVSGDFDLEIRSIGSGQLTIDNLVWTAYLP; from the coding sequence ATGTTGAATGCCCGGTCCGTACGCTCACCGCTGCTCTTTCCTCTAACGCTGCTGCTCGCAGCCTCACTGGCCCTGGGTGCCTGTGGCGACGATCCCGAACCCGAGGATCGTCCCGACGTCGAAACCGACGCAGGCCCCGACGCCGATGTTGGCCCTGACGCAGACGTCGACCCGGATCCCGACGCTGACGTCGATCCCGATCCCGACGTCACCGACCCGACCGATCCCCCCGAAGGCGCCGTCGCCTGCGACGAGCGCATGCCCGCTCCCCCCACCGGTGAGCGCTGCATCGTCATTCCGGGTAGCTCCGACAACATCCTGATCCGCGGCACCATCCTGGCCGGCGGCGAAGTCTACCACGAGGGCTCCCTGCTCCTCGATGACCAGAGCCCCAACCGCCAGATCACCTGCTCCGGCTGCGGCTGCGCCGATGAGCCCGAGGCCCAGGACGCCACGATCATCTCGTGCCCCACCGGCGTCATCTCCCCCGGCCTCATCAACCCCCACGATCACATCACCTACTCCCTCTCGCGCCCCCAGCCCCACGGCGAAGAGCGCTTTGACCACCGCCACGACTGGCGCCGTGGTCTTCGCGGGCACGACCAGATCGACACCAGCCCCGGCTCCGACAACAGCCACGAGGGCATCCTCTATGGCGAGCTGCGCATGCTCTTTGGCGGCGCCACCAGCATCGTCGGCTCGGTGGGAAGCGGCGACGCCGACGGCATGCTGCGCAACCTCGACAACACCAGCTACACCGAGGGCCTGAGCGGCGTTGACGTCCTCTACCGCACCTTCCCCCTGGGCGACGTCAACGGCACCCTGCGCGCCTCCGGCTGCGACTACCCCGGCATCGACGACGAGAGCCGCCTGAGCGCCGGCACCTACCTGCCGCACGTCTCCGAGGGTATCGACCCCGAGGCCCAGAACGAGTTCCGCTGCCTCTCCGGCGGCTCCGGAAGCGATCTTATCCAGGACAACACCGCCATCATTCACGGCATCGGCCTCTCGGCCCGCGACGTCGCCCTGATGGCCCAGCGCGGCTCCACGCTCGTCTGGTCGGCCCGCACCAACGTCGACCTCTACGGCAACACCGCCCAGGCCCCCCTCTTCAAGAAGTTCGGTGTCCCCATCACGCTCGGCACTGACTGGTCCGCCAGCGGCTCGATGAACATGCTCCGCGAGCTGCAATGCGCCGACTACCTCAACCGCCTCTACTTCGATGAGACCTTCACCGAGCAAGAACTCTGGGAGATGGTCACCGCCAACGCCGCCGACGCCATGGGCGCCGGCGACCAGATTGGTCGTCTTGAAAACGGCTACATCGCCGACATCACCATCTTCGACGGCGCCGACCGCCTCCCCTATCGCGCGGTCATCGACGCCGAAATCGCCGACATCGTGCTCGTGATGCGCGGCGGCGAGCCCCTCTACGGCGACGCCGAACTCATTGAGGAGCTTGTCGACAGCGCTGAACTCGACGGCTGCGAGATGATCGACGTCTGCGAGCGTGACCGCCGCCTCTGCGTCGAACTCGACGCCGGCAAATCCCTGAGCGACATCCGCTCCGCGGTCAGCTCCAACGCCTACGAGCTCTTCTTCTGCGGTGAACCCGAAGATGAGCCCAGCTGCATGCCCTTCCGTCCCAACGAATACACCGGGCTCAGCGACACCACCGACACCTCCGGCGACGGCATCCCCGATGCGGTCGACAACTGCCCGGCCTTCTTCAACCCCATCCGTCCCATGGACGGCTCAACACAGGCCGACACCAACGGCAACGGCCTCGGCGACATCTGCGATCCCTGCCCCTTGAGCGAAGATCCCAGCTGCACCGGCATCGACCCCGACGACCTCGACGGCGACGGTCAGGCCAACGACGTCGACAACTGCCCGGTCCACTACAACCCCGACCAGGAAAACTCCTCCGGTGATGAGTTCGGCGACGCCTGCAGCCCCTGCCCCGACACCTTCCTGGGCGACGGCGCGGCCTGCCCCGGCTCGATCTATAGCCTCAAAGACGGCAGCGTCGCCCCCGGCGCCCTCGCCACCTTTGAAGGTGTTATCGTCACCGCCGTAGCCGAGGGTGAGAGCTTCTTCGTCCAGGTCGACCCCAACAACGAAGACGACTACGAAGGCGCCGAGTACAGCGGTATCTACGTCTTCAACCGCGGTGGCACGGTTGAGCCCCAGGTGGGCGACCGCATCAACCTCACCGGCTCCACCTCGCTCTTCTTCGGCCAGATTCAGGTCGCCAACGTCGCCAACATCGAAGTCCTTGAGAGCGACTACCCGCTGCCTGAGCCGGTCGTCGTGTCCCCGGCCGACGTCGCCAACGACGGCCCCCTTCAAGAAGCCCTCGAAGGCGTGCTCGTCCGCGTCGAAAACGTCACCGTCACCGACAACGCGCCCGCCGCCGGCCCGGGCCAGGGCGACAACGCCTTTGAGTTCGTGATCGACGGAGAGGTCCGCGTCAATAACCTCATCTACACCATCAATCCCAAGCCGGACGTCGGCGAGGAGTTCGCCAGCATCACCGGCGTGCTTCGCTGGGCCAACGAGAACTCCAAGATCGAGCCCCGCTCCGAGCTGGATGTCATCTCCGGTCCGCCCTACCTGGCCTCCATCGAGCCCTCCCCCATCTTCGTTTCCACAGACGAGGGCGACGTCACCACCGTCACGCTCACCTTGAATCGCCCAGCCGAAGCCGACACCGATGTCACGGTGAGCTACTCCGACGAGAGCATCATTGCCGGTCCGGTTGGGGTTGTTTTCACGGAAGGCGCAGATCGGCTGGAGATTGAGCTTATGTCCATTACCCCGGACACCGAGACGACCATCAGCGCCACAGTCGATGACGTCACCCTCACCGCGCCGGTCTTCACCTACAACAGCGCGAGCCCCCGTCAGATCGAGTCCTTCTCAGCCTCCACCGAGACCGCCTTCATCGGCGACCAGGTGCAGTTCGACCTCGCGCTCAACATTCCTGCGGGCGATGCTGGCGAGACGGTGAGCATCAACCTGCTCCCCATTGAGACCACGCTGACCTACCCGGCCGATGTCACCATCGCCGCCGGCGAGCGCAACGCCAGCTTCTCGCTGACCTTCGATGAGGGCGCTGGCGACTACACCGTCGAAGTCACCCTGGGCGGCGACACCCTCAGCATACCGGTCTCCATCGTTGAGCCCCCCAACGAGCTCACCGAGTCCTTCGACAACTTCGACGGCCCGGGCAACACCTATGCCTCCGGAAGCTTCGAAGGCGATGCAGGGTTTATCTGGAACTACACCGAATCACGCCTGACCGATGACATTGTTAATGCTGATGAGAGCATCGACGGCACGGGCGTCATGTTCGCTCGCTCCGGCGACAGAGCCCTGAGCGCCGAGGGTATTGAAGGCGGCATCAGCTCGATTCGTTTCGACATGCGCAAGGCTTACACCGGCCAGGGCGCGCGACAGGTTGAAGTCTTCATCAACGGTGCCTCGATTGGCACCTCCGAGACCTTCGGAAGCGGCAGCGGCGCCGACCCCACCATCGTTGAGTTCTTCGTTGAAGACATCAACGTCTCCGGAGACTTCGATCTGGAGATTCGCTCCATCGGCAGCGGGCAGCTCACCATCGACAACCTCGTCTGGACCGCCTACCTCCCCTGA